The region GCAGAAGACGGCCCCGTTCTCCCCGGTTCCTTTGTTATAGTTGGTTAACGGATCGGCGGGATCGGGGAAGTTCGTGATGGACGGATGCAGTTTTTTGATGCCCAGCTCTGTATCGAGAATGTCGCGCACACTGTCCATCGCCTTCAGCCCCTTGTCAGCCTCAGCCATCCCGGACAGGGTCGCCCAGGTCTGCGCATTGAGCCAGATCTGGGCCTCCTCATGCTCAGCGGTACCCAGATAACGCCCGTCATCCATCACCGCCCGCCGGAACCATTGCCCGTCCCAGCCCAGCGTGTTCACAAGCGACTTCTGCTCATCGTAGAGCCGGTCATACTCCGCCGCATGCTCCGGGTAGCCGGAGGCCGCCGCCAGATCCTTCATGCGCAGCAGCACGGTCCCGAACTGCATCGCTGTCCAGATGCTCTCTCCCCTGCCCTCACGGCATACGCGGAAAAGCTGGTCATTCCAGTCCGAGCGCAGCATCAGCGGGAAGCCGTTTGGCCCCAGCCGGGAGACGGTGAAGTCCACCGCCCGCTTCAAATGATCATACAGCGGCGCTTCACCGCCATCATAGAACGGGATACTCTCCTGAAGGAACGCCGCGTCCCCGGTCTCAGCCAGAATGTCCCATACGGCAAGCGCCGTCCACAGGTGATCATCCGAATGGATGCTGGTCACCGGGTCCCATCCCTCATTCGGGAAAAAGTAATGATTCACATGCCCGTCCTGATACTGCTGCCCCACAAGCAGGCGTACCTTATCCTTGGCTGCCTCGGGATCGTACGGTACGACCGCCAGAATATCCTGGGCGGTATCCCGGTAGCCTACGCCCCGGAAGGTTCCGGTAGCATAATACGAAATATTGCGCGAGAACAGGAAATTCCGCTGCGCTTGGTACGGATTCCAGGTGTTAAGCATACGCTGTGCATCCTGATCCGGCAGCTCGCAGCTCCAGGCCCCGAGGTAACGCTCCCAGTTCTCCTGAAGCGCCGCGTAGGAACGGGTGACGAAATCCGCCTCCCGCGAATGGCCGATGGCCCGTTCAATCTCGTCCTCGTTCATCGCTGTCCCGAGGAAAAAGTTCACGGTGCGCGTCTCACCGGGCGCAAGTCTTACCCGAACCTGGAGTGCGCCGCAGGGGTCGCCTCCCAGAATCGCCGAGCCAGTGCAGCCCCCCTGCTCAATAGCGGCCGGATTGGATTCGCTGCGGTAGCTGCCGATGAATTCTTCACGGTCTCCGTCATATCCGGCAAGCGGTGCATCGGACATCATATAGACCAGCGGGGTTTCGTCCGGCTTGGGCTGGTTTTCCACCCCGTATTTGTAGATCAGCGCTTCCTTGTCATGGTACTGCACCGACACCTGATGCTTGTTATAGCATTGCCATTGCAGCTCGCGCATGAATTCCATCATCCCAAATTCGGCGTAGGCATACACGTTCAGCTCTTTGACCTCTGCGCTATTGTTCGTCAGCGTCAGATTCCAGATCAGGGAATTCTCATAGGGCCCGACAAAATAAACCGTCTTCGCCGCCAGCTCATCCGCCTGTGCTTCAAAGCGGGTATAGCCCATGCCATGGCTGCTCCGCCATTCCTGCGGCTTCCGGAAGGCCGGCTCATACGTGGGACACCAGTAGCTGCCTGTTCCGGCATCCTGCAAGTAAATATACGGGCCGGAGCGGTCGGTCGGCAGATGGAAGAAACGGTAACGGGTAATCCGCCAGATCTGCGGAGATTTATAGAAAGATAGTCCCCCGCCTGCATGGGACAGCATCGTATGGAAGGTCCCGTTGGATAAATAGTTCAGCCAGGGGGTCGGCATATCATGCCGCTTGAACTCTACCTCCCTCGCCTCATCGTTGAAGGCAAAATACTGGTCCAGCTCATTTGTACGCGCAAGCAGACTGACTCCATTAGGCGGTTCTACAGCCTTGTTACTCTGTGCGTGGGCGGATGGGCCTGCGGGTGGTGCGGATGATGCAGATGCTGCGGATGGTACCGGTTCATTGCCGTTCATATCGGTCTGCTCCTCTCCATTGCTCTTGCTCATTTGGGCTCCACCTCATCCATCGTCAGGCGGAACTCCAGATCATTCATATACGTGCCGTCTGTATTCAGGAACACCATGCCGAAGGCGATATCCTCCTGCGCTCCCCGGACGATGGCGATCAGGCGGTTGATCCCGCTTACCAGCGAAATCTCCTGTTCAGGATTTGCCACCAGCCGTCCATTCATATAGATCTCAAAAGCGCAGGCCGAGTTCACCCGGAGTCTGCCGGTTCTTGTTTTGCCCACTGTCTCCGGCAGATGCACGAAGCAGCTCAGGAACAGAGGGCGTCCATCCGGTGCGGGGATGAGGAAGGTTCCGTCCGGGCGGCGTTCTTTTTTCTTCATCCAGCCATATAGGCCTTCCCCCAGGTTATTCAGGGAGAATTCGGGGTCTGTATAGTAGTCCTTCATCGCCTCGTAGTCGATGTGCGGCGGACAGAACAGCGTCATTGCGGCCTCCACCGCCCACTGCGCATCCTCCTTGTCATGAAGCAGCAGCTCATCGGCGAACGCGCCTCCGAGATTGCCGAGCAGGCGGGTGTAAAGCCTGATGCTTTTGTCGCTGTCCTGGTCCACAAGCAGCTGCGAGCAGAGGATCTCTCCCGCTCCGGCCGCCTGCCGGATCACAAAGGCCCCCGGAGCTGCGGCCTGGCGGCGGTTCAGCTCGACCAACGCCAGCCGGCTGTATTCCGCCGTATGCTGCCCGGCGAAATAGTCCTTCCAGGCTGTGCCTTCCACGCTGGTGCACAGCACCTCCGCGTCCGGCACCTCCAGCCTGCATACGGCCAGCTCCCAGTTGACGACATCCCGGGGCGAGAGATGCACCTTGTCGAAGCCGAACAGGTCGACCGGGCTGATGCCCTGGACGGCGGCGTGCGCATAGTCCGCCGCCATATGATACGTCCCGTGCGGCGCGATGCGCACGGGAGCGTCCAGCAGGCGGGCGAGGGCCTCCTGCCCGCCGGGCTCTGCCGGCAGCACCAGCACGCTGCCGCCGGCCAGGGCCGCCTGGCGCACGGCTTCCGCCGCGCCCGGCCCGCCCAGCAGTTCGGCCTCCACGACGAGGAGGCCGGGGGGCAGGCCGGACAAGCCTGCGGCGCTGTCCAGCATGTGGCCCTTGAGGCGGAGCTTGCTGAGCAAGGCCTCCGCCATTCCGCCGCTGCGGACCCACACCGCAGCGGACCTTGCCGCCGCGGGCACCAGCGCGGCGGCGGGCTCGGCTGCGACGGATCGCGCAGCCGTTGGAACGGCCGCGTGGACCGCGCGGCCCGCATACTGCAGCA is a window of Paenibacillus sp. FSL H3-0469 DNA encoding:
- a CDS encoding glycosyl hydrolase family 65 protein translates to MSKSNGEEQTDMNGNEPVPSAASASSAPPAGPSAHAQSNKAVEPPNGVSLLARTNELDQYFAFNDEAREVEFKRHDMPTPWLNYLSNGTFHTMLSHAGGGLSFYKSPQIWRITRYRFFHLPTDRSGPYIYLQDAGTGSYWCPTYEPAFRKPQEWRSSHGMGYTRFEAQADELAAKTVYFVGPYENSLIWNLTLTNNSAEVKELNVYAYAEFGMMEFMRELQWQCYNKHQVSVQYHDKEALIYKYGVENQPKPDETPLVYMMSDAPLAGYDGDREEFIGSYRSESNPAAIEQGGCTGSAILGGDPCGALQVRVRLAPGETRTVNFFLGTAMNEDEIERAIGHSREADFVTRSYAALQENWERYLGAWSCELPDQDAQRMLNTWNPYQAQRNFLFSRNISYYATGTFRGVGYRDTAQDILAVVPYDPEAAKDKVRLLVGQQYQDGHVNHYFFPNEGWDPVTSIHSDDHLWTALAVWDILAETGDAAFLQESIPFYDGGEAPLYDHLKRAVDFTVSRLGPNGFPLMLRSDWNDQLFRVCREGRGESIWTAMQFGTVLLRMKDLAAASGYPEHAAEYDRLYDEQKSLVNTLGWDGQWFRRAVMDDGRYLGTAEHEEAQIWLNAQTWATLSGMAEADKGLKAMDSVRDILDTELGIKKLHPSITNFPDPADPLTNYNKGTGENGAVFCHANTWAIIAECMLGRGDQAYKYYRQLIPNIAMEQAGIWRYKAEPYVYASNLFGPESDRFGLANVSWLTGTAAWMYVAATQYIMGIKPVLAGLSINPCIPSAWEGFSVTRRFRGCEYEITVKNNSHVCSGVQEIRVDGERLEGTVIPPYPHKQSVKVEVIL